A region of Corynebacterium glucuronolyticum DSM 44120 DNA encodes the following proteins:
- a CDS encoding IS3 family transposase codes for MRFLGCASRRSSGKKTVATVPSVLRLKLNDDPGSTPLNHKRVARIMKDLGLCGYTRRRRVKTTVRAKGRNVFADLVRRRFYADGINKLYAHGHQSARAEGSEDTSNGADRHVAG; via the coding sequence ATGCGCTTCTTGGGGTGCGCATCACGGAGGTCTTCCGGCAAGAAAACGGTTGCTACGGTGCCAAGCGTATTACGGCTTAAACTCAATGATGATCCAGGTTCTACTCCTCTAAACCACAAGCGTGTGGCCAGGATCATGAAGGATTTAGGCCTTTGCGGGTATACCAGGCGACGAAGAGTAAAAACCACCGTGCGAGCCAAAGGCCGAAACGTGTTTGCTGACCTTGTACGCCGCAGGTTTTACGCCGATGGAATCAACAAACTTTATGCCCACGGACACCAAAGTGCACGAGCAGAGGGATCGGAAGATACTAGCAACGGCGCAGATCGACATGTTGCTGGGTAA
- the rpsO gene encoding 30S ribosomal protein S15: protein MALSSEEKKEILKEFGLHETDTGSPEAQVALLTRRITQLTEHLRTHRHDHHSRRGLMLLVGRRKGLLKYLASRDIDRYRDLIARLGLRR from the coding sequence ATGGCACTGTCTTCAGAAGAGAAGAAGGAAATCCTCAAGGAATTCGGCCTGCACGAGACCGACACCGGTTCGCCCGAGGCTCAGGTTGCGCTGCTGACGCGTCGCATCACCCAGCTGACCGAGCACCTGCGCACCCACCGTCACGATCACCACTCGCGTCGTGGCCTCATGCTCCTCGTTGGTCGCCGCAAGGGCCTGCTCAAGTACCTGGCTTCCCGCGACATCGACCGTTACCGTGACCTCATCGCACGTCTCGGCCTCCGCCGCTAA
- the truB gene encoding tRNA pseudouridine(55) synthase TruB, with translation MTDEKRLGGLVLVDKPRGMTSHSVVGAIRRYFGTKKVGHAGTLDPMATGLLVVGVERGTKFLAHLVAETKTYEATIRLGQETTTEDADGEITREVDASHVTDADIAREVEKLTGDIMQRPSSVSAIKINGKRAHQLVREGEKVEIPPRPVTIHSFEVTGREGTDLRVRVHCSSGTYIRALARDLGHGLGVGAHLIALRRLNVGPFDISRSHPLAHFEDHPELSLTLDEALQACYPTLHVTDDEAQALSEGKWLSPRGLQGVHSAVAPDGRSIALIKEQGKRLSTVFVARPSTLGL, from the coding sequence ATGACCGATGAGAAGAGATTAGGCGGGCTTGTGTTGGTGGATAAGCCCAGGGGGATGACCTCACACAGCGTGGTTGGGGCGATTCGCCGATACTTTGGCACGAAAAAGGTGGGACACGCAGGCACGCTCGACCCGATGGCCACTGGCCTGCTTGTAGTCGGTGTGGAGCGCGGCACGAAGTTCCTCGCGCACCTGGTGGCGGAGACCAAGACGTACGAGGCGACGATTCGACTGGGTCAGGAGACTACCACAGAGGATGCCGACGGTGAGATCACCCGCGAGGTGGATGCTTCTCACGTCACCGATGCCGATATCGCTCGCGAGGTGGAAAAGCTCACAGGCGACATCATGCAGCGCCCCAGTTCGGTCAGCGCCATCAAAATTAACGGCAAGCGTGCCCACCAGCTCGTGCGCGAGGGCGAGAAGGTGGAGATCCCGCCCCGCCCGGTGACGATTCACTCGTTTGAGGTGACTGGCCGCGAGGGCACCGATCTGCGGGTGCGCGTCCACTGTTCTTCCGGTACGTACATCCGCGCACTAGCCCGCGATCTGGGTCACGGTCTCGGGGTGGGAGCGCACCTAATTGCTTTACGACGTTTAAACGTCGGCCCCTTCGACATCTCCCGGTCCCACCCCCTCGCCCACTTTGAGGATCATCCGGAGCTAAGCCTGACCCTCGACGAGGCCCTCCAGGCCTGCTACCCCACTCTCCACGTAACCGACGACGAGGCGCAGGCGCTCAGCGAGGGAAAATGGCTTTCGCCCCGAGGTTTACAAGGCGTCCACTCAGCGGTCGCGCCCGATGGCCGCTCCATCGCGCTTATCAAGGAGCAGGGCAAGCGCCTTTCCACTGTCTTTGTGGCACGCCCGTCGACGCTCGGACTGTAG
- the rbfA gene encoding 30S ribosome-binding factor RbfA, whose protein sequence is MADKVRAGRMAKRIQTIVATALEHEIKDWHLEYITVTDCSLTGDLHDATVYYTVRGKTLDEEPDYAAAAESLNRWKGRLRKIVGDQLSVRFTPTLSFELDTVPESRAHMEDLLARARARDEEVRKLAEGKTPAGEENPYK, encoded by the coding sequence ATGGCTGACAAGGTACGTGCCGGCAGGATGGCAAAGCGGATCCAAACGATCGTCGCCACCGCACTCGAGCACGAGATTAAGGACTGGCATCTGGAGTACATCACTGTGACCGATTGCTCACTCACTGGTGACTTGCATGATGCCACGGTGTACTACACTGTACGTGGTAAGACACTCGATGAAGAGCCCGATTACGCTGCGGCTGCCGAGTCTCTTAACCGCTGGAAGGGTCGTCTCCGCAAAATTGTCGGTGACCAACTCTCTGTCAGGTTCACCCCGACCCTTTCGTTCGAACTGGACACGGTTCCAGAATCCCGCGCACACATGGAAGATCTCCTGGCCCGCGCCCGCGCGCGCGACGAGGAGGTGCGCAAGCTTGCCGAGGGGAAGACCCCCGCTGGTGAGGAAAATCCGTACAAGTAA
- a CDS encoding radical SAM/SPASM domain-containing protein produces the protein MPRFFSPESEPLFNAVRSHATSVACGKAANAFELTINLVQTCNLACSCCFAGGGSYSSFRRAISKEMLRETMGWGASCFPQTTSIKLFGGEPLLRPDLVIYAIQLAEESFSKVPSIGAVTNLTVLSDKLIPYLKKRQLRLTVSVDGSESIHDAQRFDKTGKGSFSRVSSNLRSLQFEGIDFSTECTYTPEHLRRGLTPFEVFRYIDAEFSPYSIMMIPMTGARDWPLSPNEFQELAFHFVVSLIENCDTRAAKRLILDHLHIIFQRENRLTHCELMRSTISVSADGQIWPCYRAIGSHEFHLGSVLDGEPFQTATAQAQHSVESVIRNDRPECLACPVRSICRSCVGELLEGEESMNPYMCAWRVGVIEGILSGVVGKRGSIYFRSVGLAPK, from the coding sequence GTGCCACGGTTTTTCTCGCCGGAAAGCGAACCCCTTTTTAATGCGGTTAGATCCCACGCCACTTCTGTAGCATGCGGTAAGGCTGCGAACGCGTTCGAGTTGACTATTAATCTCGTACAGACCTGTAACTTAGCTTGTAGCTGCTGTTTTGCTGGTGGGGGTTCATATTCGTCATTCCGTAGAGCAATCTCCAAAGAAATGCTGCGTGAAACTATGGGGTGGGGAGCATCCTGTTTCCCCCAAACTACTAGTATCAAACTTTTTGGTGGTGAACCGCTGCTTCGTCCCGACTTAGTGATCTATGCAATCCAGCTTGCCGAAGAATCATTTTCGAAAGTGCCTTCGATTGGAGCTGTTACAAACCTCACAGTACTGAGTGATAAGTTAATACCGTATTTAAAAAAGAGGCAACTAAGGTTGACCGTCTCCGTGGATGGCTCAGAGTCAATCCACGATGCGCAGCGGTTCGACAAAACAGGGAAGGGTTCCTTTTCCCGAGTAAGTTCAAACTTAAGATCATTGCAATTTGAAGGAATTGATTTTTCGACTGAGTGTACTTACACACCAGAGCACCTTCGTAGGGGGTTAACCCCTTTTGAAGTGTTTAGATACATCGATGCGGAATTTAGCCCTTATTCGATAATGATGATCCCGATGACAGGTGCACGAGATTGGCCACTGTCTCCGAATGAGTTTCAGGAATTAGCGTTTCATTTTGTAGTTTCGCTTATAGAAAATTGTGACACTCGTGCTGCTAAACGCCTTATTCTAGACCACCTTCATATCATATTTCAACGGGAAAATCGGCTTACCCATTGCGAACTTATGCGGAGCACGATTTCCGTGTCGGCAGATGGGCAGATCTGGCCGTGCTATCGCGCAATTGGAAGCCATGAGTTTCATTTAGGAAGCGTGTTGGACGGGGAGCCATTTCAAACGGCTACGGCACAGGCTCAACATAGTGTTGAGAGCGTTATTCGAAATGATAGACCTGAATGCCTCGCATGTCCGGTTCGGAGCATTTGTCGTAGTTGCGTCGGGGAGCTCCTTGAAGGTGAGGAGAGTATGAACCCATATATGTGTGCCTGGAGAGTCGGGGTGATTGAGGGGATCTTAAGTGGGGTTGTAGGAAAAAGAGGATCTATTTATTTTCGGTCAGTGGGGCTAGCCCCCAAATGA
- a CDS encoding 4'-phosphopantetheinyl transferase family protein yields MLDPLLFPPSAHYAYMFTDPQEQDLTNYNRLHPLERALVSHAVNSRKAEFGDARWCAHRALKEMNRDTGQPILRGDRGMPLWASSVSGSLTHTVGLRAAVVAPRLLVRSMGLDAEPAEPLPPKIVESIAFGPELKCIEELKSTVPFADRLMFCAKEATYKAWFPLTHRWLGFDEASVLLRADGTFTSVLLARPTPLPAIEGRWVCRHGYIIASTAVE; encoded by the coding sequence ATGCTTGATCCGCTGTTGTTCCCGCCGTCGGCCCATTACGCCTACATGTTCACGGATCCTCAGGAGCAGGATCTCACCAACTACAACCGCCTTCACCCGCTTGAGCGAGCGCTCGTATCACACGCGGTGAATTCCAGGAAGGCCGAATTCGGTGATGCGCGGTGGTGCGCGCACAGGGCGTTGAAAGAGATGAATCGCGATACGGGCCAGCCTATTCTCCGCGGAGACAGGGGAATGCCACTGTGGGCGTCCTCGGTGTCGGGTTCGCTCACGCACACCGTGGGACTGCGGGCGGCGGTGGTTGCTCCCCGCCTCCTCGTTCGCTCGATGGGGCTTGATGCGGAGCCCGCCGAGCCACTGCCTCCCAAAATAGTGGAATCCATTGCGTTTGGACCTGAGCTGAAATGCATAGAGGAGCTCAAAAGCACGGTTCCGTTTGCGGATCGGCTCATGTTCTGCGCCAAAGAAGCCACGTACAAGGCGTGGTTTCCGCTCACCCATCGCTGGTTGGGTTTTGATGAGGCGAGCGTGCTCCTCCGCGCCGATGGGACGTTTACCTCGGTTCTTTTGGCACGCCCCACCCCCTTACCCGCAATCGAGGGCCGGTGGGTGTGTCGTCACGGATACATCATCGCCTCCACTGCGGTGGAATAG
- a CDS encoding MATE family efflux transporter, protein MERFSVANAKQVEGDLSKVTFGTILKLALPALGVLAASPLYLLLDTAVVGRLGAVDLAALGAATTIQSQLTTNLTFLSYGTTARASRKFGAGDEKGAIAEGVQATWVALFVGIAICLFVWITAPWLALWLSNDPGVASEATIWLRVASLGIPMILMTMAGNGWLRGIQNTRTPFYFTLMGVIPSAISVPFLVDRMGIVGSAWSNLAGQTITSVFFVGYLLYSHKGSWKPQPSVMKEQLVLGRDLIARSLAFQIAFISAAAVAARFGTASLAAHQVLIQLWNFLGLVLDSLAIAAQTLVGAALGTKNISYARSVGEKVARYSGLFGVGLAAIIASGYSLIPRIFTPATEVHHEMHAVWLIFVVMILCAGLVFGLDGVLLGAADAGYLRNLNIAGVAVGFLPGLVLAYYLNGGLPAVWLGLGMFILIRMVGVIWRFRSMRWAK, encoded by the coding sequence ATGGAGCGTTTTTCTGTGGCGAATGCGAAGCAGGTAGAGGGAGACCTTTCCAAGGTGACCTTTGGCACGATCCTCAAGCTGGCATTGCCGGCGCTGGGGGTGTTGGCGGCGTCGCCACTGTATTTGTTGTTGGATACTGCGGTGGTGGGCAGGCTCGGTGCCGTTGACTTGGCAGCGCTCGGCGCGGCGACGACGATCCAATCGCAGCTGACCACCAACCTCACCTTCTTGAGCTACGGCACGACGGCGCGAGCATCCCGCAAGTTTGGTGCCGGGGATGAAAAGGGCGCAATAGCTGAGGGGGTGCAGGCCACGTGGGTGGCGCTTTTCGTGGGAATCGCCATCTGTTTGTTCGTGTGGATCACTGCGCCATGGCTTGCTCTGTGGCTTTCCAATGACCCTGGTGTTGCGAGCGAGGCAACTATCTGGCTTAGGGTAGCAAGTCTCGGCATCCCCATGATTCTCATGACCATGGCTGGAAATGGCTGGCTTAGAGGCATCCAGAACACTCGCACCCCGTTCTACTTCACGCTCATGGGAGTTATCCCATCGGCGATATCCGTGCCGTTCTTAGTAGACCGGATGGGCATTGTCGGTTCCGCATGGTCGAACCTCGCCGGGCAGACGATCACCAGCGTCTTTTTCGTTGGCTATCTCCTCTATAGCCACAAGGGGTCGTGGAAGCCACAACCCAGCGTGATGAAGGAGCAGCTGGTGCTCGGCCGCGACCTTATCGCCAGGTCGCTGGCATTCCAGATTGCTTTTATTTCGGCGGCGGCGGTGGCCGCCCGTTTTGGGACGGCGTCGCTCGCCGCGCACCAGGTGCTCATCCAGCTGTGGAACTTCCTTGGTCTGGTTTTGGATTCGCTTGCCATTGCTGCTCAGACTCTTGTGGGAGCAGCGCTTGGAACCAAAAACATCAGCTACGCACGATCGGTGGGAGAAAAGGTGGCCCGGTACTCCGGGCTCTTCGGCGTGGGGCTTGCAGCGATTATTGCTTCGGGGTACTCCCTCATCCCGCGCATCTTTACGCCTGCCACGGAGGTTCACCATGAAATGCATGCGGTGTGGCTGATCTTCGTGGTGATGATACTGTGCGCAGGACTGGTTTTCGGTCTTGATGGGGTGCTTCTCGGTGCTGCCGACGCCGGGTATCTGCGAAACCTCAATATCGCCGGGGTGGCGGTGGGATTTCTCCCCGGGTTGGTTCTGGCCTATTACCTCAACGGTGGACTACCCGCTGTATGGCTTGGCCTGGGAATGTTCATCCTCATTAGGATGGTTGGCGTCATCTGGCGGTTCCGGTCCATGAGGTGGGCCAAATAA
- a CDS encoding bifunctional riboflavin kinase/FAD synthetase — MNIWPGLDEFPHDIGKTVVTIGVFDGVHRGHQKLICRAVEKAHELGLPCVMITFDPHPLAVIRPQAMPPILGTVEQRARRADELGVDHIVALQFDRALSSLEPEDFFEHVLQDKIHAAAVLVGENFTFGHKAAGTTETLQKLGEKYGVEVDVVELLKDHGERICSTMIRKALLLGDIRKVNWALGRPFTVRSLVVRGAGRGGAELGYPTANMYFGPDVAIPADGVYAGFFTVLDEAPSTAPIEGTMKPGVRYMTAVSVGSNPTFGDERRSVESFVLDEHADLYGRYCRVEFIDFIRGMEKFSSVDELLTHMDRDVAKAREILADADTPVEHLKEIN; from the coding sequence GTGAATATCTGGCCAGGATTAGACGAGTTCCCCCACGACATCGGGAAAACAGTAGTCACCATCGGAGTGTTCGACGGCGTCCACAGGGGGCACCAAAAGCTCATCTGTCGTGCCGTGGAGAAAGCACACGAACTTGGGCTGCCGTGCGTCATGATCACCTTTGATCCGCACCCGCTCGCCGTCATCCGCCCCCAGGCCATGCCGCCGATCCTCGGCACCGTGGAGCAGCGGGCGCGCCGGGCAGACGAACTGGGCGTGGACCACATCGTCGCCCTGCAGTTCGACCGGGCGCTGTCCAGCCTCGAGCCGGAGGACTTTTTCGAACACGTGCTGCAGGACAAGATTCATGCCGCCGCTGTTCTCGTGGGAGAGAACTTCACCTTCGGCCATAAGGCTGCTGGCACTACGGAGACCCTGCAAAAACTGGGGGAGAAGTACGGCGTGGAAGTGGACGTGGTGGAGCTCCTCAAAGACCACGGGGAACGGATTTGCTCCACGATGATCCGCAAGGCACTGCTTTTGGGTGACATCAGAAAGGTAAACTGGGCGCTTGGCCGTCCGTTCACCGTCCGCTCGCTTGTTGTCCGTGGCGCCGGCCGCGGCGGGGCGGAACTCGGCTACCCCACGGCAAACATGTACTTCGGCCCCGACGTAGCCATCCCCGCCGACGGCGTATACGCAGGCTTCTTCACCGTGCTCGACGAGGCCCCTTCCACAGCTCCCATCGAGGGCACGATGAAGCCGGGGGTGCGGTACATGACGGCCGTGTCCGTGGGCAGCAACCCTACCTTCGGCGACGAGAGGCGCTCCGTGGAATCCTTCGTGTTGGACGAGCACGCCGACCTCTACGGCCGGTACTGTCGCGTGGAGTTCATCGACTTCATCCGCGGGATGGAGAAATTCTCCAGCGTAGACGAGCTGCTCACGCACATGGACCGCGACGTGGCCAAGGCACGCGAGATTCTCGCGGACGCGGACACACCGGTGGAGCACCTGAAAGAGATCAACTAG
- a CDS encoding transposase: protein MDTLIPGLLGRGKGSLLSCRVEIFLKEFKRDAVAMYENDPDVSMNQVSKDLGINRATLRYWIDQFGTGKKTAPVAVEKPSDDRNLEDENRRLKKENTRLREERDILVKAAKYFAGETNW from the coding sequence GTGGACACCCTGATTCCCGGCTTGTTGGGTCGGGGGAAAGGTAGTCTACTGTCATGCCGCGTAGAAATTTTTCTTAAGGAATTCAAGCGCGATGCGGTTGCGATGTATGAGAACGACCCCGATGTGTCGATGAACCAGGTCTCCAAGGATTTGGGGATCAATCGAGCCACACTGCGTTATTGGATCGACCAATTTGGAACTGGTAAGAAAACAGCACCTGTAGCTGTGGAAAAGCCTTCTGATGACCGCAATCTAGAAGATGAAAACCGCCGTCTGAAAAAGGAAAACACCAGGCTTCGTGAGGAGCGGGATATTTTGGTCAAGGCCGCGAAATATTTCGCGGGAGAGACAAACTGGTGA
- a CDS encoding metallophosphoesterase family protein, giving the protein MTSSRRVKKTLWAVSDLHAAVKANRDPIEMISADNPADWLIVAGDVAERTGLIIDVLRTLRAKFETVIWVPGNHELYCRSKDPFTGRQKYEELVQGCRDIDVLTPEDPYPVFGGHTIVPLFTLYDYTFRFPGMTVEQAIQSAHDRELVMTDEFAIAPFVDIRGWCWDRLAYSIKRLSKVEGKTILINHWPLTIEPCERLKYRELQLWCGTRHTRTWPARYQASACIYGHLHIPSTTVVDGIPHIEVSLGYPREWSQQKDRGIRPWPYPVLEVDGDA; this is encoded by the coding sequence ATGACGTCGTCGCGGAGAGTTAAAAAGACACTGTGGGCAGTGTCCGACCTTCACGCTGCGGTGAAGGCGAACCGCGACCCCATCGAGATGATCAGCGCGGACAATCCCGCCGATTGGCTCATCGTTGCAGGTGATGTTGCGGAGCGTACGGGGCTCATTATTGATGTATTACGCACACTGCGTGCCAAGTTTGAGACCGTTATCTGGGTGCCAGGAAATCACGAGTTGTACTGCCGCAGCAAGGACCCCTTCACCGGCCGTCAAAAGTACGAGGAATTGGTTCAAGGATGCCGGGATATCGATGTCCTCACCCCGGAAGACCCGTACCCGGTTTTCGGCGGGCACACAATTGTGCCGCTATTTACCCTTTATGATTACACTTTCCGGTTTCCCGGGATGACTGTGGAACAGGCTATTCAGTCAGCACACGATAGGGAACTGGTGATGACCGACGAGTTTGCCATCGCCCCGTTTGTGGATATTCGAGGATGGTGCTGGGATCGGTTGGCGTATTCGATCAAACGGTTGTCCAAGGTGGAGGGCAAGACGATCCTTATCAATCACTGGCCCCTCACTATTGAACCGTGCGAGCGATTGAAGTATAGAGAACTGCAGTTGTGGTGTGGGACGCGCCATACCCGGACGTGGCCCGCCCGGTACCAAGCCTCCGCGTGCATCTACGGACACTTGCATATTCCGAGTACGACCGTGGTGGACGGCATTCCGCACATTGAGGTGTCCCTCGGCTACCCTCGTGAATGGTCACAACAAAAAGACCGAGGAATTCGCCCCTGGCCATACCCGGTGCTGGAGGTGGACGGAGATGCTTGA
- a CDS encoding nucleoside hydrolase — protein MKLICDLDTGIDDALAIAYALGSPDAELIGVTGTYGNVTVEQGVANSRRLLGILGAPGIPVFPGIGHPWGKREFVRTDASRFIHGDNGVGGVDIGAAVPEEPADGEKAIAFIADQVRRCGQELTIVPTGALTTIAEAMKRHPQVARARIVLMGGALTVPGNVSAVAEANISQDPDAADYVFRHGENVTMVGLDVTLQTLLTGAQTRRWRDLGMVAAATYADMVDYYIGAYATTSPGLGGCGLHDPLAVAVALDPTLVTSLNTNLKVDLGGRTIGDEARLLDPVKNTHVAVSVDADRFVGELMARTLRLFGEK, from the coding sequence GTGAAACTCATCTGCGACCTCGACACCGGCATCGACGATGCCCTCGCCATCGCGTACGCGCTCGGCTCGCCCGACGCCGAGCTCATCGGCGTCACAGGCACGTACGGCAACGTGACGGTGGAGCAGGGCGTGGCCAATTCCCGCCGGCTGCTGGGGATCCTCGGCGCGCCGGGAATCCCGGTGTTCCCGGGTATTGGTCATCCGTGGGGTAAGCGAGAGTTTGTACGCACGGATGCCTCCAGGTTCATCCACGGCGACAACGGAGTGGGCGGGGTGGATATTGGTGCAGCAGTGCCGGAGGAACCCGCGGACGGGGAGAAGGCGATCGCGTTCATCGCGGACCAGGTGCGTCGGTGCGGGCAGGAGCTCACCATCGTCCCCACCGGTGCTCTCACCACCATCGCGGAGGCGATGAAACGCCACCCACAGGTCGCCCGCGCCCGCATCGTGCTCATGGGCGGGGCGCTTACCGTCCCCGGCAATGTGAGCGCGGTGGCTGAGGCGAACATTTCCCAGGATCCGGATGCCGCCGATTACGTTTTCCGCCACGGAGAGAACGTGACGATGGTGGGGCTCGATGTCACGTTGCAGACTCTCCTTACCGGCGCGCAAACGCGCCGGTGGCGCGACCTCGGTATGGTTGCGGCAGCAACGTACGCGGACATGGTGGACTACTACATCGGCGCCTACGCCACCACGTCCCCGGGCCTGGGCGGCTGCGGGCTGCACGACCCGCTGGCCGTGGCCGTGGCGCTCGACCCCACGCTGGTGACATCACTTAATACCAACCTCAAGGTGGATCTCGGCGGGCGTACCATCGGTGACGAGGCGCGGCTACTCGATCCGGTGAAGAACACCCACGTCGCGGTGAGTGTGGACGCGGACCGCTTCGTGGGGGAGCTCATGGCGCGCACGCTGCGCCTGTTCGGCGAAAAATAA
- a CDS encoding LGFP repeat-containing protein: MLNFSHLGSSSLNSGATEHRISVDELSVHESDISNPAAGISGGPFAEWGFPTPPGAESYQVNQVSEGNLAPQGLEEWHPTDDPKETIAEGQMRLDHETVPEDFTKADADKAETTEAYLQSDAVSSLRTATGCSVYWPSWFEVCGAIKTKYDQIGGPTSFLNLPKSNELTNPNGVGKRSEFVNGFIYWHPDTGAQSVSIPVSKVWQRHGWEHGFLGYPITSDMTLGDQWFKQDFQGGHVYTHNAVSVSQASIQGAIYDKWQSMGAQKSELGYPISDELTTPDGVGRYNVFQGGE, from the coding sequence ATGCTCAATTTCTCGCATTTAGGAAGTTCATCTTTGAATAGCGGTGCCACGGAGCACAGAATCTCAGTCGATGAACTATCGGTCCACGAAAGTGATATTAGTAATCCGGCCGCAGGCATCAGTGGTGGTCCCTTTGCAGAGTGGGGCTTTCCCACACCGCCCGGTGCCGAATCCTACCAGGTTAATCAGGTATCTGAGGGTAATCTCGCCCCACAAGGCCTGGAGGAGTGGCATCCCACGGACGATCCGAAAGAGACGATAGCTGAAGGGCAGATGCGCTTAGACCACGAGACGGTTCCGGAGGATTTCACCAAGGCCGACGCCGACAAGGCAGAAACGACTGAGGCCTATCTTCAATCGGACGCTGTTTCTAGCCTGCGAACTGCGACAGGCTGCAGTGTTTATTGGCCATCCTGGTTTGAGGTCTGTGGGGCTATAAAGACCAAGTACGACCAGATCGGAGGGCCGACAAGTTTCCTTAACTTGCCTAAGTCTAACGAGCTGACCAACCCGAATGGCGTAGGAAAGCGTTCGGAATTTGTTAACGGATTCATCTACTGGCACCCCGACACCGGGGCGCAAAGTGTCAGCATTCCCGTCTCTAAAGTATGGCAGCGCCATGGTTGGGAACACGGCTTCCTTGGCTACCCTATCACTAGCGACATGACTCTAGGGGACCAGTGGTTTAAACAGGACTTCCAGGGCGGACACGTCTATACCCACAATGCGGTGTCTGTATCGCAGGCTAGCATCCAGGGTGCGATCTACGATAAGTGGCAATCCATGGGAGCTCAAAAAAGCGAACTTGGGTATCCAATCAGTGATGAATTGACTACTCCTGATGGAGTTGGGCGCTATAACGTCTTTCAGGGGGGGGAATGA
- a CDS encoding DHH family phosphoesterase, giving the protein MYTAFAEQFAQELDRLVDASSVAVVGHVRPDGDAIGSVTALVAMLRQKGVNAHGFIGQEERFSEDLYTIPGAEDVRTVTSFPQDVAACITVDCSSLDRTGALQEEIAALDKTVVIDHHASNTEFGYKNFVIPEAEATAVMLYYFIAPLGVELTKDIAHSLYAGVLTDTGSFRWGGPQMHAVAAELVKTGIDQQAIAYELVDRITTQDLRFNGEILSKLQVFDAGGIRIASLTATHEMIEGRPKSTIESLINFVRATDDTDMGCVFKEQHPGEWTVSLRSRTLDVAEYAQALGGGGHKPAAGYSDTGTADDLARHLVQVVEEIGKNVQ; this is encoded by the coding sequence ATGTACACCGCTTTTGCCGAGCAGTTCGCTCAGGAACTCGATAGGCTTGTCGACGCTTCTTCGGTCGCCGTTGTCGGTCACGTGCGCCCCGATGGCGATGCCATCGGTTCCGTCACCGCTCTTGTCGCAATGCTCCGGCAAAAGGGTGTCAATGCTCACGGCTTCATCGGCCAGGAGGAGCGCTTCTCCGAGGACTTGTACACCATCCCCGGTGCCGAGGACGTGCGCACCGTGACGAGCTTCCCACAGGACGTCGCCGCGTGCATCACCGTGGATTGCTCCTCCCTCGACCGCACGGGTGCGCTGCAGGAAGAGATCGCGGCACTGGATAAGACCGTGGTGATCGATCACCACGCCTCTAACACCGAGTTTGGGTACAAGAACTTCGTCATCCCGGAGGCCGAGGCCACCGCGGTCATGTTGTACTACTTCATCGCCCCCCTTGGAGTGGAACTCACCAAGGACATCGCCCATAGCCTGTACGCCGGCGTGCTTACGGATACCGGCAGCTTCCGGTGGGGCGGCCCGCAGATGCACGCCGTGGCTGCTGAACTTGTGAAGACGGGGATCGATCAGCAGGCCATTGCCTACGAGCTTGTCGACCGCATCACCACCCAGGACCTCCGCTTTAACGGGGAGATCCTGTCCAAGCTGCAGGTGTTCGATGCCGGTGGGATTAGGATCGCGTCGCTTACGGCTACCCACGAGATGATCGAGGGCCGACCGAAGTCCACCATTGAGTCTCTCATCAATTTCGTCCGCGCCACCGACGATACGGATATGGGTTGCGTGTTCAAGGAGCAGCACCCGGGGGAGTGGACGGTGAGCCTGCGCTCGCGCACCCTCGACGTGGCCGAGTACGCCCAGGCTCTTGGCGGTGGTGGCCACAAGCCCGCCGCCGGCTACTCCGATACCGGCACCGCCGACGATCTCGCCCGCCACCTTGTTCAGGTGGTCGAGGAAATTGGCAAGAACGTGCAGTAG